From one Bacteroidota bacterium genomic stretch:
- a CDS encoding transposase, with the protein MKDPIHWRILTTIELRTGEDAEKIIERYKQRWYIEQLFRLTKKQGFKIEQTQLKNGWGIRKLYLLVLAAALKVMQLYLAYGVEKKPAHNKRLRRERNRMLGKNRAKIKSN; encoded by the coding sequence ATAAAGGATCCGATACACTGGCGAATTCTCACTACAATTGAACTACGAACAGGTGAAGATGCAGAGAAAATCATTGAACGTTATAAACAAAGATGGTATATTGAACAGTTGTTTCGATTGACTAAGAAGCAAGGATTTAAAATAGAGCAAACCCAACTTAAAAATGGATGGGGTATTAGAAAACTCTATCTGTTGGTGTTGGCAGCTGCACTAAAAGTGATGCAACTCTACCTTGCATATGGAGTGGAAAAAAAGCCAGCCCATAACAAACGTCTTCGACGAGAAAGAAATAGAATGCTTGGAAAAAATCGAGCAAAAATTAAAAGTAACTGA
- a CDS encoding helix-hairpin-helix domain-containing protein: MKTSRFRHVWMSYFTYTRSEKNAAMVLTGLLLVMQTYLWFRHYTDTPREYQLSAEEAQQFQQLESQKNSKSFKREDAASVKSKPVLSVFDPNETDSAGFVDLGMSPKQAASLLRYRDRIGGFKDKASVQKVKVLQPELFAQWEPFIKMKNMEAPVIKQRTGFLQKKKQELPILDLNRADTIALQDLPLIGSGRARAIVNYRERLGGYISVEQMMEVKAIPDSVYEAILPYLKVVSGPYRKLDINHLSADSLRHPYMNKQLARMIVSYREQHGVFKTYQDLSKLPLVNAEILSKLAPYLTFNP; this comes from the coding sequence ATGAAAACAAGTAGATTCCGTCATGTATGGATGTCGTATTTTACATACACCAGAAGTGAAAAGAATGCAGCGATGGTATTGACTGGATTGTTGTTGGTGATGCAAACGTATCTATGGTTTCGGCATTATACGGATACACCAAGGGAATATCAACTGTCTGCCGAAGAAGCGCAGCAATTTCAACAACTGGAAAGTCAGAAGAATTCCAAATCGTTTAAGAGGGAAGATGCAGCCTCGGTTAAATCGAAACCTGTCCTATCGGTATTTGATCCGAACGAAACAGATTCCGCCGGATTTGTTGATTTGGGAATGAGTCCAAAGCAGGCCGCCTCCTTGTTGCGTTACCGCGATCGCATTGGTGGTTTCAAGGATAAAGCATCCGTTCAAAAAGTAAAAGTGCTCCAACCGGAGTTGTTTGCGCAGTGGGAACCTTTCATTAAAATGAAAAACATGGAAGCTCCCGTGATTAAACAGCGGACAGGGTTTTTGCAGAAGAAAAAACAAGAATTGCCCATTCTCGATCTCAACCGGGCGGATACGATCGCTTTGCAGGACTTGCCATTGATCGGTTCGGGGAGAGCGAGGGCGATTGTGAATTACCGGGAGCGACTGGGAGGATATATTTCGGTGGAGCAAATGATGGAGGTGAAAGCGATCCCCGACTCTGTGTATGAAGCCATTCTTCCCTATCTCAAAGTGGTGAGCGGTCCTTACAGGAAACTCGATATCAATCATTTGTCGGCAGATAGTCTGCGACATCCGTATATGAACAAACAATTGGCAAGGATGATCGTTTCTTACAGAGAACAACATGGAGTTTTCAAAACTTATCAAGATCTCAGTAAGCTTCCCTTGGTGAATGCCGAAATCCTCAGTAAACTTGCACCCTATTTAACCTTTAACCCTTAG